One window from the genome of Podospora pseudocomata strain CBS 415.72m chromosome 6, whole genome shotgun sequence encodes:
- a CDS encoding hypothetical protein (EggNog:ENOG503P04U; COG:S): MRLLTTKPHGFARADDDGRSRGIFRSARDSKERLPIRTAEHIGPPSTIPSYAILSHTWDEPSEVTFKELDLFTHSTGPWPQVITALLPLSVGLVYLGYRWTFHASANPELLEELAPILIAISISCVIHYKITLYPSTNTNDVKSLQQKKPGYDKIRQTIRLAHLNGLKHAWVDTCCINKDSSAELSESINSMYAWYAAAKVCFVYLSDLDPAAADENLEQALPRCRWFKRGWTLQELIAPRHVIFYDRDWNERGTKDSLSSLLSKITTIPEELLRGDKRLDHYAVGRRMSWASMRKTTRREDEAYCLLGIFNVNMPLLYGEGEAAFFRL; the protein is encoded by the coding sequence ATGCGCCTTTTGACTACTAAACCTCACGGTTTCGCGCGTGCAGATGATGACGGCAGGTCTCGAGGCATATTTAGGTCGGCGAGAGATTCTAAAGAACGTCTACCGATCAGGACAGCCGAACACATCGGGCCTCCATCCACCATTCCTTCCTACGCCATCCTCTCGCATACCTGGGACGAACCAAGCGAAGTTACATTTAAAGAGCTTGACCTCTTCACTCATTCTACTGGACCCTGGCCGCAAGTCATAACTGCCCTCCTTCCACTATCCGTAGGCCTCGTCTATCTAGGCTATCGCTGGACGTTTCACGCTTCAGCAAATCCAGAGCTTCTGGAAGAACTCGCTCCAATCCTGATTGCCATTTCAATATCCTGTGTCATTCATTACAAGATAACCCTTTACCCCAGCACAAACACGAACGATGTCAAAAGCCTTCAACAGAAAAAGCCAGGCTATGACAAAATCAGGCAGACCATTCGCCTGGCCCATCTCAACGGCCTCAAACACGCCTGGGTCGACACATGCTGCATCAACAAGGACTCCTCGGCCGAGCTCAGCGAATCCATCAACTCAATGTACGCCTGGTACGCGGCAGCAAAAGTGTGCTTCGTCTACCTATCCGATCTGGACCCAGCTGCAGCCGACGAAAACCTGGAGCAGGCTCTTCCTCGCTGCAGGTGGTTCAAGCGGGGATGGACGCTCCAAGAACTGATCGCGCCAAGGCATGTAATCTTCTATGACAGAGACTGGAACGAGCGCGGCACGAAGGACAGTCTGAGCTCGTTGCTTTCCAAGATCACGACAATCCCGGAGGAACTGCTGAGGGGAGATAAGAGATTGGATCACTATGCCGTTGGTAGACGGATGAGCTGGGCCTcgatgaggaagacgacgaggagggaggatgaggcATACTGTTTGCTGGGTATATTCAATGTGAACATGCCGCTGTTAtacggggagggagaggctgCGTTTTTCCGCCTGTAG